One Theropithecus gelada isolate Dixy chromosome 3, Tgel_1.0, whole genome shotgun sequence genomic window carries:
- the LOC112621435 gene encoding olfactory receptor 6B1, whose protein sequence is MELENHTRVTKFILVGFPGSLSMRAAMFLIFLVAYILTVAENVIIILLVQQNRPLHKPMYFFLANLSFLETWYISVTVPKLLFSFWSMNNSISFTLCMIQLYFFIALMCTECVLLAAMAYDRYVAICRPLHYPTIMSHGLCFRLALGSWAIGSGISLAKIYFISHLSFCGPNVINHFFCDISPVLNLSCTDMSIAELVDFILALGIFLFPLFITVLSYGCILATILRMPTGKQKAFSTCASHLVVVTIFYSAIIFMYARPRAIHAFNKNKIISIFYAIVTPSLNPFIYCLRNREVKEALKKLAYCQASRSD, encoded by the coding sequence ATGGAACTGGAGAACCACACACGAGTCACCAAGTTCATTCTGGTGGGATTCCCTGGGAGCTTGAGTATGCGGGCAGCCATGTTTCTGATATTCCTTGTGGCCTATATTCTGACAGTGGCTGAAAACGTGATCATCATCCTATTGGTGCAGCAAAATCGGCCACTGCACAAGCCTATGTACTTCTTCCTGGCCAACCTGTCCTTCTTGGAGACTTGGTACATCTCTGTGACTGTGCCCAAGTTACTGTTTAGTTTTTGGTCTATGAACAACAGCATCTCTTTCACACTCTGTATGATACAACTGTACTTCTTCATTGCACTCATGTGCACAGAATGTGTGCTCCTGGCCGCCATGGCCTATGACCGGTATGTGGCCATCTGTCGCCCACTCCACTACCCGACCATAATGAGCCATGGGCTCTGCTTCCGCCTCGCTCTTGGTTCCTGGGCCATTGGCTCTGGCATCTCCCTGGCGAAGATCTACttcatctcccacctcagcttctgtgGTCCCAATGTCATCAACCACTTCTTCTGTGACATCTCTCCAGTACTTAATCTTTCCTGCACAGACATGTCCATAGCTGAGTTGGTGGACTTTATCCTGGCACTGGGCAtcttccttttcccactttttattaCTGTCCTGTCCTACGGATGCATTCTGGCCACCATCTTACGCATGCCCACAGGAAAACAGAAAGCGTTCTCCACTTGTGCCTCCCACCTTGTGGTGGTCACCATTTTCTATTCAGCCATTATTTTCATGTATGCTCGACCTCGAGCTATCCATGCCttcaacaagaacaaaattatttCCATCTTCTATGCCATTGTCACTCCTTCTCTCAACCCTTTCATTTATTGCCTAAGAAACCGAGAGGTCAAGGAAGCTCTGAAGAAACTGGCATATTGCCAGGCCAGCAGATCTGACTAG